AACACCTTGATAAAATAGATGTTAGCGGGCGCTTCCCCTCTCTTGTGGCAAGAGAGGGGGCAGGGGGTGAGTTAGGGTGGAGAAAAGGGGTAACAATCAAATCTTAAACAATCCATATGCCGGTAAATGCCCTGTTTACAGGATATTTCGAACTTTTATAACAATTTTAACCGGACACTATTGAGTCTATTGTATCTCTTTGTGTCTTCGTGTCTTCGTGGTTGAATAATTTTCAGGATTATCCGGGATAAAAGGTTCAATTCCTGTTCATTAAATCACACTCAACCACAAACCATTACCGATTCATTTCCCCGGCTTTTCCTTCCTGAATCCACGGTTTCCCGTTTCGCAGTAATATGCCGCTGTGATGATGCCGGTCGGAACGCCGAGTTCCCCTTTCCTGAGACGGTCGGAAAGGTACCCGTACAGGATATCCCCGACACCGGGTTCGAAATATGAGAAATGGAGCCAGCGTCCCGCCTGATCGGCATAGGTAGCGTTGTAGCCGCCTGAACCGTCGATACGGGAGCTGATCGAGTCCCCGGCGGCAATAACGCGGATGACCGTATGAGCGAACCGCTTCATGTCGCCCTTTGTGAACACGATTCCGGCGCGGCAGCACTGGAAGGCGAAATCGGCATTGATCGAGGCATGGGAAACATCCTCCGAGCCCTCGCATGAACCATCGGGGTAGACACGGTACGACCAGTCGTACGCATCCTTTTCACTGTCGAGCCTGAGGCGGTTTTTTAAATAATTGGCAAGCGCCGATGCCCTGTCGCGGTAATACCGGTCTCCGGTGGCGAGCCAGAGCGCGACACAGGTGCGTCCCATGGCATTCATCTGGTTGAGCGGAAGGATAGCGCCGTTTATTCCGGTGTAATATCCTTCTCCCGCCGAGGGCCCATCGACAAATTCGCAATCGAAACAGGAGACCGTTTCCCTCACTCTGCTCAGGATCATCCGGGCACGGTCGCCGAACTGCATTTCGAGGGATGGCTCCCTGCGGACGAGATACACGAAGCGAGCCAGAGGAAACGTCACCATTCCGGCATGAACGAGCCACGCATACTGTTTCCCGTTCGTATATCGATTCGAACTCCATGCCGGAATGACACGGCCGCGGTAGTCGTCATGGATATCCGTAAAGTCATCCCGTATGGCAAACATGTTGGTGGCGTGTTCACAGAGACGGCTGAGAAAGAGGGTGTCGCCCGTGGCTTCGTATGCCGAGACAAATCCCATGAGGATATAGCTTTCACCCCATGCGAGCTCGGATCCTGTCGGGCCTCTGCTGTCGCCTTCCGGCGGCATCGTGGTGAAAATATCGTAGAGCTGCTTGCGCATTTCCTGTGTGCGCTGCCCGTTTTCCTTGCCGCCGCTTGCAGAAAGAACACCAAATCCAAGCACCATGAAGATAAACAATACTATAAATCCTGCCCTGGTTTTCACCGTGAACTCCATCCCCCAAAAACGTGAAAAGAATCGACGTACTGACCGGATAATTAAGGAAGGCAATGAAAAGGTACCCATTTCGCACGCCCGCCGATATTAGTACAGACATGAGCTGTCGGATATTTGTGTAATATAATGAAAAACAGGCACGGTTTTTCAACAGAAACGTTCAAATTCATGACAAAAAGGAAAAATGTACTTGACAATGAGGCGGGATTTTATTAATTTGTTACAAAAATAACAATGTGAATTATATCACGACTTAAAATGACACAAATGCGCTTCTCACTGGCTCTCTTATCGTAAAAGCGAGGTCCGTTACCGTGAACAATGATATGAAACCGATTTTCGCAAAATTCCCCAATGCTCAGCGCGATGATCTTATACCCATTCTTCAGGAAGTCCAGGAAAAAAAAGGATTTCTGTCCCGCGAGGATGTCGTCAGCATTGGCAAGTACCTTAAATTGCCCGCCAGCAAGATTTATGGCGTGGCGACTTTTTACAACCAGTTCCGCTTTCAGCCCCGCGGTCAGTACAACATCCAGCTGTGCCGCGGAACCGCCTGTCATGTCAAGGGATCTGAAAAGGTGCTCGATGCCGTGAAACGCGAGCTCAATATCGCGCCGGGTGAAACGACGAGGGACGGTGTGTTCAGCCTGGAGGTGGTTGCCTGTATCGGCGCGTGCGGTCTGTCCCCGGTTATCAGCATCAATGGTGAATTCTATGCCGGTGTCACTCAGGACAAGGTCAAGGTAATCATCGACTCATACCGGGGAAAGGCCGAAGAACATGACTCAGAAAACTGACATATGGAAAACATGTGAGAGCTGCTGGGAAACAACCGGGATACCCTGCCCCGATGTTATCGGGCTCTTTTTGGAAAACCGTGAAGGAAAAACGGGCGCAGCTCAGGACGAGCTGGCGCTTCTGCGTCGTGAAAAAGTGAATAAACCGGTCATATTCATCGGCACCGGGACATGCGGCCTTGGAGCCGGAGCGGGAAAAACCCTTGCGCGCATTCGGAATTATCTGAGCGAACATGCGCTCGAAGCGGACATAATCGAGGTCGGCTGCATCGGGCTGTGCGTCGAGGAACCCCTCGTCGATATTCAGCTTCCGGGACGGACACGGGTATCGTTCAGCAAAGTGACCGAAGATAAGGTGAACAGTCTCCTGGACGGTGTATTCAGCGGTGCCGTCGAAAAGGAAACCGTTCTGGGCCAGTTCAGGCAGGATGGCCTGAAACCATGGCCCGATATACCCTGTATCGACGAGCACCCGTTTTTCGCGCCCCAGACACGGTGGGTGCTTGCCAACTGCGGTATAATCGATCCGGTAAGTATCGACGAATACATCGCGCACGGCGGTTATAAGGCTTTTGCGCAGTCTATCAACGGCATGACACCGGACGAGGTCTGCGAAACGGTCATAAAAAGCGGTCTCAGAGGACGCGGCGGCGGCGGATTTCCCACGGGGAAAAAGTGGAGCCTTACCCTCAAGACGCCGGGAGACCAGAAGTACTTCATTTGTAACGCGGACGAGGGAGATCCCGGCGCGTTCATGGACAGGGCTGTCATCGAGGGCGATCCCTTCAGGGTTCTCGAAGGGCTCAGCATCGCCGCGTACGCTATCGGGGCGACGAAAGCATACATTTACACGCGCGCCGAGTATCCCCTTGCCATACAGCGGCTCAGGCAGGCTATCGAGCAGGCGATCAAGTACGGCCTGCTCGGGTACAACATACTCGACAGCGGATTCAACCTTGAAATCAAGATAAAAATGGGCGCCGGTGCGTTCGTCTGCGGCGAGGAAACCGCGCTCATAAACAGCATCGAGGGCAAGCGCGGAATGCCGAGGCCGAGGCCTCCTTATCCTTCCGTTCGCGGTCTTTTCGACTGTCCCACAGCCATCAATAATGTCGAGACTCTCGCCAATGTGCCGCCGATCATAGCAAATGGGGCCGACTGGTTCGGTTCTATCGGCACAAAGACCAGCAAGGGAACAAAAGTTTTCGCTCTTTCGGGCAAAATCACCCGCACAGGGCTCGTCGAGGTTGCCATGGGAACGACACTCCGACGGATCATTTTCGAAATCGGCGGTGGTATTCCCGGCGGCAAAAAATACAAAGCAGTGCAGATCGGCGGGCCATCGGGCGGCTGCATCCCCGAACAGCACCTCGATGTGGAGATCGATTACGAATCGCTGAAGGCTGTCGGCGCGATGATGGGTTCGGGCGGCATGGTGGTCATGGACGAGGACACCTGCATGGTGGATATCGCGAAGTTTTTCATGGACTTCATCCAGCGCGAAAGCTGCGGCAAATGCATCCCCTGCCGTGAGGGCACAAAGCGGATGCTCGAAACGCTCAGGAGCATCACCCGGGGACGGGGCACCGAAAAGGGCATCGATTCTCTGGACCGTTTCCGCGGCATCATGCAGCTGAACCGTCTCGCCGAGGTTATCAGGGACACGAGCCTCTGCGGACTCGGCCAGTCGGCTCCCAACCCTGTGCTCAGCACACTACGGTGGTTCCGGGATGAATACGAGGCCCATGTCTTTGAACGCCGCTGTCCAGCCGGCGCCTGTGTCGAGCTGCTCACGTACCGTATCGATCCCGAAGCGTGCCGGGGCTGTACCCTGTGTCTCAAAAAGTGCCCGAGCGGCGCCATAATGGGCGCGCCGAAAAGCCCGCATTACATCATTCCCGATAAATGTATCGGGTGCGGAACATGCGCCCAGGTTTGCCGTTTCAATGCTGTTAAAGTCGAGTAATTCAACAATAAGGATAGAATCATGGTAAAAATCGAGGTCAACAACAAGGTCATCGAGGCGGAAGACGGTGAAACGATCCTGACCGCCATTCGCCGTGCAGGCATACGTGTTCCGACACTGTGCCACATGGAAAATCTGTTCCCGTCGGGCGCATGCCGTATGTGCGTGGTGGAAGTCGAGGGACAGCGTAATCTCGTGCCGAGCTGCGCTTTCCCCGTAGCCGAGGGCATGAAGATCAGGACGCACTCCCCGCGTGTGGTCAATGCCCGTAAAACCATCATCGAGCTCCTCCTTGCGGCTCATCCGGACGATTGCCTGTACTGTTCACGGAGCGGGAGCTGCGAGCTTCAGCAGCTTGCGGAGGAATTCGGTGTGTCCCAGCGCCGTTTTTCAGGCGAAAAGAACATATACCATATCGACACATCAAATCTTTCGATCATACGCGACCCCTCGAAGTGCATCCTCTGCGGCAGATGTGTCCGGGTGTGCGAAGAAATTCAGGGCGTTTCGGCAATTGATTTCGCCGGGCGCGGAAACAAAACCACCGTCGAAACCGCGTTCAGGAGCGGCCTCAATGTGTCGAGCTGCATCAACTGCGGACAATGTATCGCTGTCTGCCCGACCGGCGCGCTCACCGAGCAATCCCATATAACCGCGGTACTCGATGCGCTCAACGATCCCGACAAATATGTCGTTGTCCAGCACGCTCCGAGCATTTCCGTCACCCTCGCCGAGGAATTCGGTCTTAAACCGGGAGCGGACATAAACGGAATCATGGTAACAGCGCTGAGGCAGCTCGGTTTCAACCGGGTTTTCGATACCTCGTTTTCCGCGGACCTTACCATCATGGAAGAAGCCTCGGAGCTGGTCAATCGTATCGCAACAGGCGGGAAACTCCCCATGATGACAAGCTGCTCGCCCGGATGGATCAAATATGTCGAGCAGTTCTATCCCGATTTTATCGATAATCTCTCGACCTGCAAGAGTCCCCAGCAGATGCTCGGCGCGCTCATCAAGCACTATTTCGCCGACCGTGAGGGAATTTCACCGGACAGCATTTTCAGTGTTTCGGTCATGCCCTGCACCGCGAAAAAATTCGAGGCGGCCCGTCCCGAGATGCTCCATGAAAGCATCCCCGATGTGGACGCCGTTCTTACAACCCGTGAACTGGCGAAAATCATCCGGATGAGGGGCATCGACCTGTTCAGTCTCGAACCCGATACCGCCGATACTCCGTTCGGAGTCCGAAGCACCGCGGGCAAACTCTTCGGCGCCACCGGCGGGGTCATGGAAGCGGCCCTGAGAACAGCATATTTCCTCCTCACGGGCAGCGAAATGTCCGATTACAAAATTCCCGACATCCGCGGATTGAAGGGGCGCAAAGAAATTCATCTTACCATCGGCGACCGCACGCTGGGGTTTGCGGTTGTGAACGGCCTCGCGAATGCGCGGCTGCTCCTCGAAGAAATCCGTGCGGGACGGAGCGACATTCATTTCATCGAGGTCATGACATGCCCCGGCGGCTGTATTTCGGGCGGCGGCCAGCCTCGCAGCACCGATTCAAAGGCGGTGCGGATGCGCATGCAGAAGCTCTATAACATCGACCGTGACGAGCGGATACATTTCTCGCACAGGAATCCCGATGTCCAGAAAATGTACGACGAATTTCTCGGGAAACCGCTCGGTGAAAAGAGCCACGACCTCCTGCATACTCACTACCACACCCGTCAGGAAGTGCTGCTGTAAAGAAAAACAGGGGTATACATTGCGAACGAAATCGTTTGTCACCACCATAAAAGAACGCTGCCGCGTCTGTTATACCTGCGTCCGTGAATGCCCGGCCAAGGCCATTCTCATCTCGGATGGCCAGGCGGAGATAATCAGCGAGCGCTGTATAAACTGCGGCAACTGTGTCAAGGTATGCAGCCAGGGAGCGAAACAGGTCATTAGCTCCATCGATGAAGTCTGGAAGCTGCTTACATCGGGCTCGGATACCGTGGCGTGCGTTGCTCCGAGCTTTCCTGCGGAGTTTGACAGAATCAGCCCGAAACAGCTTGTCGGGATGATCAGGAAGCTCGGTTTTTCCTATGTAACCGAGGTGGCATTCGGAGCCGATCTTGTCGCAGACCGCTATCGCAAGCTGCTTGCGGAAAACCACGGGAAACGGTACATTTCAACCACATGTCCTGCCCTGATACTGTATGTCGAAAAATATCATCCCGATCTCGTTAAATATCTCAGCCCGATTGTCTCCCCGATGGTGGCGATGGCGCGGGCGCTCAGAAGCACGTACTCGAAAGATATGAAAATTATTTTTATCGGTCCCTGCATTGCCAAAAAGATGGAGGCCGCAAGCATTCATCTGCATAATGAAATCGATGCCGTCCTCACCTTCAAGGAACTGCGGGAGATGTTTGCGGAGGCGAAAATAACATCGGACATGGTCAAACCGTTCGACTTCGACCCGCCCCATGCCAGTCTCGGTTCTCTTTTTTCGATCAGCAGGGGCCTGCTCCAGTCAGCACAGATTTCCGAAGACCTCGTCACCGGCAGGGTTGTGGCAACCGATGGCCGTCAGAACTTCGTTGACGCTATCAAAGAGTTCGGATCGGGCGACCTCAACGCGGAACTGCTGGAAGTTCTCTGCTGCCATGGCTGCATTTCGGGTCCCGGAATCAGTTCCCAGGCTCCCCTTTTCAGCCGCCGCTCGCAGGTCAGCAAATTTGTCCGCGACTATATCACCAAACGAGACCACCAGCAGTGGCTCGCCGAAATGGCCGGGTATTCCGACCTCGACCTGAGCAGGACATTTACCGCAAACGACCAGCGCATCCCTGTTCGCGACGAGGAGGAAATCAGCAAGATACTGGCAAAAATGGGTAAATATACCTTTCAGGACGAGTTGAACTGCGGCGCCTGCGGTTACGAGACATGCCGCGAACATGCGGTTGCAATATACAAGGGACTTGCCGAAATCGAGATGTGTCTGCCCTACACGATCGAAGAGCTCAGAACGACCATAAAGAAACTCGCCGTATCGAATGAACAGCTCGCCGATACACAGGAAGCGCTCATGCACTCTGAAAAGCTTGCGAGCATGGGCCAGCTCGCGGCCGGAGTCGCCCACGAAGTCAACAATCCGCTCGGGGTCGTTCTCATGTACGCCCATCTGCTCCGTGACGAAAACAATGAAAATCCGAAGCTCCGTGACGACCTCACCCTGATTGCGGAACAGGCCGACCGCTGCAAGAAGATCGTGGCAGGACTCCTCGGATTCGCCCGTGAGAACAAGGTTACACTCGAAGAGACGGATATCAACGATCTGGTCGAACGGAGCCTGATTACCGTTCCGACGCCGGAAAATATCACCATCCGGTTTCTCAGGGAAGTCGAGAATCCCATAACAGACCTCGACCGTGACCAGATAATCCAGGTTCTGACCAATGTCATCGGTAATGCCTATGCGGCGATGCCCGATGGCGGCGAGCTCACGATAACAACTCGGGGTTCCGAAACCTCGGTGGAATTTATCATTTCGGATACCGGTATCGGCATTCCGAAAGAAAACCTGAGCAAAATCTACGAACCGTTCTTTACGACAAAACAGCTCGGGAAAGGCACAGGGCTCGGACTGGCTGTGACGTACGGCATTATCAAGATGCACTACGGGAACATCAAGGTCAAATCCAATGCCGACCCGCAGGCAGGACCGACGGGGACAACGTTCACCATTACCCTTCCCCGTATGAATCAAAAAGGATAAGGATTGACGATGGTTTGTTTGATACACCGTTGCGGTCATTGATATGAGATTCGGATGTTTATTATTTTATGTATAGACCCCGAAACCGGTTCAGGGTGACGTACATGCGATCACGTCGTCATGCAGAACCCGTTTCGGCATCTATCCTATATGTCGAACCATATAAAATCGCCTGTATGAAAACGGAAACTCCGGGATTATCTTTTTAATAGAGGTCTGGTGAAAACACCGCACGTGTGGATTTTAGCTGTCAAGGGTCGTCATGAAGTGCCGATTCACATGCCTTTGACAGCAATAAAACAATACATTTCAACACCAGGCGCGTGAAAAAAAGACTTTTTCACCGCCCCCATAATGCATCATTAAAACTAAAAGGTCAGGAATAATGGAAACTCCCCGTACACAGAAAAAGATACTCATTGTCGATGACGATATCGATCTTCTGCTCCAGCTCAGACTCCAGCTCGAAGCGGCCGGATTCGAGGTCATCAGTGCCGAAAGCAAAACCGAGGCAGAAAAAATTCTAAAAGATACCAGACCCGATATGGCAATTGTCGATCTCATGATGGAGCACATGGACGCCGGCTTCACTCTCAGTTACCACATCAAGAAAATCGACCCGTCGATTCCGGTGATCATGGTTACCGCGGTCACACGGGAAACCGGCCTCGAATTCGATGTGAGCGGAGGCGAAGACCAGGTATGGCTCAAAGCCGATGCGATCCTCGCAAAACCCATCAGGTTCGAGCAGCTCCAGCGTGAAATCAGCCGGCTGTTGAAGGGATAAAGCGGATGGAAAACATTCGGATACTCATCACCGACGACGAGCCCGGAATGCGCATGGCAGTTGTGCGCACGCTGCGTGATTACAAGGTAAAGCTCCCCGATGTGGAAGTGGAGGTCAGTTTCACGATAGACGAGGCTTCCAGCGGAGAAGAAGCGCTTGAGAAGATCAATACCATCCACCCGCACATTCTTCTCCTCGATTACAAGCTCCCCGGCATGAGCGGGCTCGAGGTGCTCGAAAAAATCGAGCCCAGAAAAAACGAACTGCTGACCATCATGATCACAGCATATGCATCGCTCGAAACAGCGATAACGGCAACCAAGCGGGGCGCCTATGACTTCCTTCCGAAACCGTTCACACCGGAAGAGCTCAAGCATGTCATCCGTAAAACCGCGGGTCGGTTCATCCTCATAAGCCAGGCCCGCAAGCTGGCCGAGGAAAAACGCAAGGTCCGTTTCCAGTTCATTTCGGTGCTCGCCCATGAATTGAAAGCTCCCCTCGCGGCGATAGAAGGCTACCTCCAGATCATGAAAAGCCACACGGTCGGCGACAACATCACCGGGTATGACCAGGTCATCGACCGGAGCATGGTTCGTCTCGACGGGATGCGCAAGCTCATTGTCGATCTTCTCGACATGACCCGTATCGAGTCGGGCGAAAAACAGCGCGAGCTCACCGAGATCGATATCAGGGATGTCGCCAGAACCGCCATGGAAACGGTTCTTCCACAGGCCAGCGAACGCTCAGTCACGATAGCCCTCCATGCGGACAAACCGGTAACCATGATGGCCGACCGCGGGGAAATCGAAATCATCCTCAACAACCTCGTCTCCAACGCGGTCAAGTACAACAGGGACAACGGGAAGGTCGACATAACCATTACCGGGCGGAACGGCACGGTCACCATCATCGTGGCGGACACCGGTATCGGACTGACGAAGGACGAGGCGGACAAGCTGTTCAACGATTTCGTGCGTATCAAAAACGAGAAAACCCGCACCATCCTCGGAAGCGGGCTCGGCCTGTCCATTGTCAAAAAGCTCGCGCTGCTCTACAACGGCGATGCAGTGGTTTCGAGCGAACCGGATGTGGGAAGCACCTTCACGGTGACGTTGAGGAAAGGATAAAAGACAGGCATAAGGCAAAAGGCAGAAGGCATAAGTAAAAAGAAAGACAGGGACTAAGGGACTGAAGCTCTGAGGGACTAAGTGAAAAGACCCGCACCGCACCACCCTTAACTCACCCCTGTGTTCCCTCTCTAACCTTTAGAGGGGGGAACCGGACGATCTTTCTATACCCGTGCGCTTTTTCTTTGTCCCCTGTCCCTCTGTTCCTTTATTCTTTTTCACTTTTACCTTTTGCCTGTCTTTAATCTTTCTTTCTTGTGCCTGCTTTTACTGCCTTACAGCTTTCATTCTCTCCGTTCGCTCTCGGGTATGTGCATGAGCATGATCGAGCAGTGCCCGAACCGCTCCGTTCCCATGTCGCCGTCATAATCGTAGAACGCGCCGTTCCAGACCATGAAGAGCTTTCCGCCGGTGTCATCGAGCCTGAACGAATACGACCCGGCGGGTACATAGCCGTACTTCCCGTAATAATACGGGAACATGAAGGCGAGCACCTTTTTCGTCCCGGTTTTCGTGTCGTACTGGACAACGGGGGAGCCGTTCTTTTCCGACATCACCTGGTAGTAGATGTACCGGCCGCCGGGGCTCCGTTCCATGGTGCATGTATACCTGCTGTCTCCCGGCCAGTTGAGTCCCCGGTCGACGATCGTGTCATGATCGGGATCGAAGCTGAACAGCTCGCCGTCGCTGGTCACACCCCAGAAGAGACCGTCCGGCCCCCTGTCGCGGGTCTGGGCGCGCATGTGATCGAATGCGCCTGTCCGGGCGTTTTTCGGCATGCTGCTGTTCATGCGGGAAAAACGGTTTTTGTACGGATCGTAGCGGATCATGTGATGTTCGGTGTCGGAATCATCGGCATTCGTCGTGTATACCATGCCGGTTACGGTATCGAGGAGTATCGCCCGGTTGAACCAGCTCATCGACGGGGGAAGATAACCGGCCCAGAGCGTTTTCTGCCCGTTGATGTCCCATGCAAGGAACTCGTTGAACAGGCTCACCGCATAGAGCATCCCCCGCTTTGTGTCCACACGGTGGTACGGCCATGATGTCCGCGGCAGAGGAGCGCCGTAATCGACATAATCGCCGGTCGCCATGTCATAGCTGAAAATATGGCCGCCGTCGTATCCGGTCGCATAATCGTCCTCTGAGGGTTCGGGGAATTTCCCCCAGTATGTGCAGAACCAGATATGGGGTCGCGGCAGGTCGCTGCTCCGGTATATGTCGAGCCAGCCGTGGATGATGCCATCGCCGAACTGCCTGTCCGTCCGTTCGAGCGAGCGGTTGAGTTCGGGAAGACACCGTACGGTTCGTGTCGCGGGGTCGTATTCGACGAGATAGAGGTGGGCATCATACGCCCCGTGGTCGGCGACGCCGGTAAAGAACTTTCCGGTCGGTTGATCGAAGGCCGACTGGCAGTAGTTCCCCCACCATCCCGATTCGAACTGGTTGTTGTACACCGCAAGGAACTTCGGCTCGACAGGGATGATGACGAATTCAATTTCCGGCGGTGTCAGGGCCACAGTGAAGTCTTTGTTCGCGGAGCGTTCAAAGGCTTTTGGAACACGGAGCATCGCGCTGTCGCAGTCGACCGCCACTGTGGCGGTATAGAGCATATTACGTTTGTCCATTCGCTCCGCCATCTGTTTTCGCTTCCGTTCCTGTTCGCAGGGGACAGAAGGCTCTTTCGGCTGTCGGGCGCCTTTGTAAATAATTCCACAGTATCCGACCCTTCCCTGGCCGGCAGTCCGGGTAAAGGGTGTTCCCGTCGAAGAATTATCACATCCCGTGAATACGGCCGATACCATGCAGACAGTTAAGATGATGTGTTTCAATGGATGAATATTCATACTTATGCTCCTCAGCGGTATAATAATTATACTGTGTTTTTCAACAAATCTATTGTTTTTTATTTTTTTGTTGCATTATTTATAATTGAGGCGATTTTTTTCACGATAGTATTATATTTGAAAGGTTTTTCGCAAAAAGTGGAAAAAAATATTGCTTGACAAAAACTTTTTACCATAGTAAATTTACTCTTATAGAGAATGGTTTTACTTATGGAGGGTACACTATGTCTAGCCTGAGATTTGGTCGTGTGCAGATGAGAATCATGCAAGTCCTGTGGAATTACAAGGAGGCAAATGCACGCGAAATTACCGATGAACTTAACAAGATTGAGCCGATTGCACACAGTACCGTGCAGACATTGCTCAGAAAACTGGAGCAAAAGAAGGCTATCGATCATAAGATCGATAACCGCACCTTTATTTTTTACCCGCTCGTAAAATCGGAAAATGTCACCCAGAGCGCTTTACACGATTTCATCGACCGTATTTTTGCCGGCTCGCCGGGCGGGCTTGTTTCCTATCTCCTCAAGCATGAAAATATTCCTCCGGAAGATTTGAAGAAAATCCGTGATCTGATAAATCAGAAGGAGAAGTGATCATGAGGGCTATGCCCGTTCTGGAATGGCTCATGAACATGTCAAACATCTTTGTCATGGTCAGTGCCAATCTGATGGTTCAGTCAACTATCATAATAACATTCGGATTATTCGTCGTTTATGCTTTGAGGCACAAGAGCGCGGCGATTCATTCGCTTATCTTCCGGATGTTTCTTGCCGCGGTTTTTCTCTGCCCGCTCGTGTCTCTGACCATCGACAGCATGGGTATACAGACCTTTAAGCTGACTGTTCCCACGGCATCCCTTACATTCACGAAATATGATTCCCCACAGGTTCACTCCGGACAGGCCGATGGCATCGGTCCGCGGCACAGTATGTCCGACCGTCCATTGATCAGCTCATTTCTGGAACGGGAAACCGACATCGGATCACCCGTACATCCCTTAGAATCCCTCACGGGCATAAACCAGGGGAATTGGAACGGACGCGGATCATCGGAACGCGGAGAGCCGTGGCGCGCCATATTCTATATGGTTCTGACCGTTGTATGGACAGGATTTTCACTTTTTCTGCTCATCAGGCTTGCCTTTTCTTACTTCCGGATACTGTATGTGCGGAATTCCGCGGTCGAAGCGGAACCCGGCATCATCGCGGAAAGCGAAATCATCGCTTCCGAGCTCGAAATCGACAGGCCGGCCATCCTTCAGAGCGGTCTGGTAAACAGTCCCTTCCTCACCGGTATATTCAAACCCGCTGTGCTGCTGCCCGAGGGGATCACCATAACCAGAGAGATTCTCCTCCACGAGTTTGCGCACCTTGTCCGCCGCGACT
The window above is part of the bacterium genome. Proteins encoded here:
- a CDS encoding BlaI/MecI/CopY family transcriptional regulator; this translates as MSSLRFGRVQMRIMQVLWNYKEANAREITDELNKIEPIAHSTVQTLLRKLEQKKAIDHKIDNRTFIFYPLVKSENVTQSALHDFIDRIFAGSPGGLVSYLLKHENIPPEDLKKIRDLINQKEK